Proteins from a single region of Hordeum vulgare subsp. vulgare chromosome 6H, MorexV3_pseudomolecules_assembly, whole genome shotgun sequence:
- the LOC123401970 gene encoding plastidic ATP/ADP-transporter-like, protein MESGLVASHRLRLPALPSAAHVHLLRHRRLAATPLRLPTIPTPLRQPAALPLRPCLRPPRAASVASPAPVPGDAPDNSRKFLGVDALTLKKIVPLGLMFFCILFNYTILRDTKDVLVVTAKGSSAEIIPFLKTWVNLPMAIGFMLLYSKLADVLSKEALFYTVIFPFIAFFGVFGYVLYPMRDAIHPTALADRLLASLGPSFLGPVAILRVWSFCLFYVMAELWGSVVISVLFWGFANQITTVEEAKEFYPLFGLGANVALIFSGRTVKYFSNMRQNLGPGVDGWAISLKGMMSIVVVLGFVIAGIYWGVNKYVIDKTSLPVERKKKNKPKLSMGESLKVLVSSRYVRDLATLVVAYGISINLVEVTWKSKLKAQFPSPNEYSSFMGDFSTATGIATFTMMLLGRVILRKFGWGVAATITPAVLLVTGVGFFSLLLFGEPLTPLLATFGMTPLLAAVFVGALQNIFSKSAKYSLFDPCKEMAYIPLDEDMKVKGKAAIDVVCNPLGKSGGALIQQFMILSFGSLANSTPYLGGILLVIVIAWLGAVRSLDSQFSPLAKQDLEREQKLKAEAVETTAQVVGTGNGSLQENVASQSSTNGTVIKQSQEPESATTEKSSKKSQ, encoded by the exons ATGGAGTCCGGCCTCGTCGCAAGCCACCGCCTTCGCCTCCCGGCCCTCCCCTCCGCGGCCCATGtccacctcctccgccaccgccgcctcgcggCCACGCCTCTCCGCCTCCCCACCATCCCGACCCCTCTCCGCCAGCCCGCCGCGCTCCCGCTCCGCCCGTGCCTcaggcctccccgcgccgcctccgTCGCTTCCCCCGCGCCGGTGCCCGGCGATGCGCCGGACAATTCCCGCAAGTTCCTGGGCGTGGACGCGCTCACGCTCAAGAAGATCGTGCCCCTGGGTCTCATGTTCTTCTGTATCCTCTTCAACTACACCATCCTGAGGGACACCAAGGACGTGCTCGTCGTCACCGCCAAGGGGAGCAGCGCCGAGATCATCCCTTTCCTCAAGACGTGGGTCAACCTCCCCATGGCCATCGGCTTCATGCTTCTCTACTCCAAGCTCGCCGACGTGCTCTCCAAGGAGGCGCTCTTCTACACCGTCATCTTCCCCTTCATCGCCTTCTTCGGCGTCTTCGGATACGTGCTCTACCCTATGCGCGACGCCATCCACCCCACGGCGCTCGCCGACCGCCTCCTCGCGTCGCTCGGCCCCAGCTTCCTGGGGCCCGTCGCCATCCTACGCGTCTGGAGTTTCTGCCTCTTCTACGTTATGGCGGAGCTCTGGGGCAGCGTTGTCATCTCCGTCCTGTTTTGGGGATTTGCCAATCAG ATTACCACGGTTGAAGAGGCTAAAGAGTTTTACCCACTGTTCGGGCTTGGGGCCAATGTGGCTCTCATCTTCTCTGGTCGCACGGTGAAATACTTCTCAAACATGAGGCAGAATTTGGGTCCAGGGGTGGACGGATGGGCTATTTCATTGAAGGGCATGATGAGCATAGTGGTTGTGCTGGGTTTCGTCATTGCCGGTATCTATTGGGGAGTGAACAAGTATGTTATTGATAAAACATCTCTGCCGGTCGAACGCAAGAAGAAG AATAAGCCAAAGCTTAGTATGGGGGAGAGTTTGAAGGTGCTGGTATCATCTCGATATGTGAGGGATCTTGCCACATTGGTCGTTGCTTATGGTATAAGCATCAACCTTGTAGAGGTGACATGGAAATCAAAATTGAAGGCACAG TTCCCAAGTCCTAACGAGTATTCTTCATTCATGGGTGATTTCTCAACGGCTACTGGCATAGCTACGTTTACAATGATGTTGTTAGGGAGAGTAATTCTTAGAAAATTCGGGTGGGGAGTTGCAGCTACGATCACCCCTGCAGTGTTGCTTGTCACTGGAGTTGGATTCTTCTCACTGCTTTTGTTTGGTGAGCCACTCACTCCTCTTCTAGCCACGTTTGGGATGACGCCTTTGCTTGCTGCGGTCTTCGTTGGGGCACTACAGAACATTTTCAGTAAGAGTGCAAAGTACAGTTTGTTCGATCCTTGCAAAGAAATGGCGTACATTCCTTTGGACGAGGACATGAAG GTCAAAGGTAAGGCAGCAATAGATGTTGTATGCAACCCACTGGGAAAATCTGGAGGTGCCTTGATCCAGCAGTTCATGATCTTGTCATTCGGATCTCTTGCCAACTCAACGCCGTACCTTGGAGGAATATTGCTGGTGATTGTCATCGCGTGGTTGGGCGCCGTAAGGTCCCTTGACTCGCAGTTCTCTCCCCTGGCAAAGCAAGATCTGGAGAGGGAACAGAAGCTGAAAGCAGAGGCGGTAGAAACGACAGCCCAAGTCGTTGGGACAGGAAACGGATCCCTTCAAGAAAATGTTGCGAGCCAGAGCTCCACAAATGGTACGGTCATCAAACAGTCGCAAGAACCCGAAAGTGCCACCACTGAAAAATCTAGCAAGAAGTCTCAATAA